The Tumebacillus amylolyticus genome window below encodes:
- a CDS encoding multidrug resistance efflux transporter family protein has protein sequence MKAIVLGLLASFFFAFTFVLNRAMDLGGGSWVWSASLRYLFMAPMMIALVAVRSNLKPVWQALRARPRLWLGWSFVGFVLFYGPISFAAAFGPGWLVASTWQITIVCGSLLAPLFRQRIPLPGLLMSGVILLGVGLMQAEHAGGITARDALQGIVPVVVAAFAYPLGNRKMMGAVAGQLDAYQRVLGMTVASLPFWILLAVYGLWTDGMPSLSQTGQSALVAFTSGVLATVIFFTATDLVRHDPAKLAAVEATQAGEVVFAVLGEVTLLSASLPSLLSWVGMAVVMLGMVLHSYVSQPKPQKSQKEASAA, from the coding sequence GTGAAAGCGATCGTCTTAGGTCTGCTGGCCTCGTTTTTCTTCGCCTTCACGTTCGTGTTGAATCGAGCGATGGACCTCGGCGGGGGAAGTTGGGTCTGGAGCGCTTCGTTGCGCTATCTGTTCATGGCACCGATGATGATTGCACTTGTGGCTGTACGCTCGAATCTCAAACCGGTCTGGCAAGCGCTGCGGGCAAGACCTCGTCTCTGGTTGGGATGGAGTTTCGTCGGATTCGTGTTGTTCTACGGACCGATCTCCTTTGCGGCGGCATTCGGCCCCGGTTGGCTGGTCGCTTCGACATGGCAGATCACCATCGTCTGCGGGTCGTTGCTCGCTCCCTTGTTTCGTCAGCGCATTCCGCTGCCCGGACTTTTGATGTCGGGCGTGATCTTGCTGGGCGTGGGACTGATGCAAGCGGAACATGCGGGCGGCATCACGGCGCGAGATGCTTTGCAAGGCATTGTGCCGGTCGTCGTCGCAGCGTTCGCCTATCCGCTTGGCAATCGAAAAATGATGGGGGCCGTCGCCGGGCAACTCGACGCCTACCAACGGGTGCTGGGCATGACGGTGGCAAGTTTACCGTTTTGGATTCTGCTCGCCGTGTACGGCCTCTGGACGGACGGCATGCCCTCTCTGTCCCAGACGGGGCAATCGGCACTGGTTGCCTTCACGTCCGGCGTTCTCGCGACGGTGATCTTCTTCACCGCGACCGATCTCGTGCGCCACGACCCTGCGAAGCTCGCGGCGGTTGAAGCGACCCAAGCGGGGGAAGTGGTGTTCGCCGTCCTCGGCGAAGTGACGTTGCTCTCCGCCTCGCTGCCCTCCCTGCTCTCCTGGGTCGGGATGGCGGTCGTGATGCTCGGGATGGTTCTCCACTCCTACGTCTCACAACCCAAACCTCAGAAGTCACAAAAAGAAGCCTCGGCCGCTTGA
- the ppc gene encoding phosphoenolpyruvate carboxylase, producing MQRSGDDKTGREESEGFIEENRVTDSESALRRDIRILGNLLGDVIVSQCGQEIFDQVENVRAAAKDLRKLGTEACREKFRETIREIPALHRQEVIRAFALYFQLVNLAEQSHRIRRKREHELTTGSRPQRGSLLSAFTKMQRHGIDADEMQSLIHQLGVELVLTAHPTEAMRRTVLDKHHRMALILEKFDDPSVTTREMKSLTRELKAEIVSLWQTRNVRKERLTVLDEVRNGLYFLDEVLFDVLPAIHMEMEEQLQALYPEQEWEVPTFLRFGSWMGGDRDGNPYVKADLTFQTLVLHFDLAMRKYEEEIRSLGQDLSQSYERAGASLELIQSLELDGDYVPDEPYRAKVDQILERLQATQARFHGEVSVGLVKSYEGPGEFLADIRLLERSLHAHKAQEIAEVKVRPLIRQIELFGFHMATLDIRQHSEVHEAALEELFRRARLGGYADQSEDEKIRLLTGLLEDRRPLCSPHVVVGEQTQETLDVFHTVRKSQQLFGADCIQNYLISMAQGVSDLLEVLLLSKEAGLFQWNEDGSVTSSLNIVPLFETIEDLRDAPAIVDVIFRNPVYREHVKARGDLQEIMLGYSDSNKDGGYLTSNWELYKSQKAIHQVAEQYGVKLKFFHGRGGALGRGGGPIERSILAQPPEAMQGKVKITEQGEVISQRYSHPGIAMRSLESAVSSVLLASLNVQTTYMRDTERRWSEMMEQLSQASFEAYQNFVYRNEDFLPYFQQATPIDVIGELNLGSRPAKRKNSPRIQDLRAIPWVFSWTQNRHLLPAWFGFGKAMSSELKRNPESLREFRRMYQFWPFFQAMIDNIQMALAKADMLIAAEYVRLVEDPELASRVFGKIQEEYERTKRVVLEITGERGILANAPVIQESIRLRNPYVDPLSYLQVLLLEELRDARRESGESAEDIDDVLLTINGISSGLRNTG from the coding sequence ATGCAACGGAGTGGAGACGACAAAACCGGACGAGAAGAAAGCGAAGGTTTCATCGAAGAGAACCGTGTGACCGACAGCGAGTCGGCGCTGCGAAGAGACATCCGGATTCTGGGCAACCTGCTGGGAGACGTGATCGTGTCTCAGTGCGGGCAAGAGATTTTCGATCAAGTAGAGAATGTCCGCGCGGCTGCGAAAGACTTGCGCAAACTCGGGACGGAGGCGTGCCGGGAGAAATTTCGAGAGACGATTCGGGAGATTCCGGCTCTGCATCGGCAGGAAGTCATCCGGGCGTTTGCGTTGTATTTTCAATTGGTCAACCTCGCGGAGCAGTCTCATCGCATCCGCCGCAAGCGTGAACACGAACTCACCACGGGCTCTCGTCCGCAGCGGGGGTCGTTGCTGAGCGCATTCACCAAAATGCAACGGCACGGGATCGACGCGGACGAAATGCAGTCGCTGATCCATCAGCTCGGGGTTGAATTGGTGCTGACCGCGCATCCGACCGAAGCGATGCGGCGCACGGTGCTGGACAAACACCATCGGATGGCGTTGATCTTGGAAAAGTTCGACGACCCGTCCGTCACGACCCGTGAGATGAAGAGTCTGACGCGGGAGTTGAAAGCGGAGATCGTCTCGCTTTGGCAGACGCGCAACGTGCGCAAGGAACGACTGACCGTGTTGGATGAAGTTCGCAACGGGCTGTACTTCCTCGACGAAGTGCTGTTTGACGTCTTGCCGGCGATTCATATGGAGATGGAGGAGCAACTGCAAGCGCTCTATCCGGAGCAAGAGTGGGAAGTGCCGACGTTCTTGCGTTTTGGTTCGTGGATGGGCGGCGACCGTGACGGGAATCCGTACGTCAAAGCCGACTTGACGTTCCAAACGCTCGTGTTGCACTTCGACCTCGCGATGCGCAAGTACGAGGAAGAGATTCGCTCGCTCGGGCAGGACCTCAGTCAATCGTATGAGCGGGCGGGGGCGAGTTTGGAATTGATTCAGTCCTTGGAGTTGGACGGCGACTATGTGCCCGATGAGCCGTACCGCGCCAAAGTCGATCAGATTCTGGAACGCTTGCAAGCGACGCAAGCGCGTTTTCACGGCGAAGTGAGCGTGGGGCTTGTGAAGTCCTACGAAGGTCCGGGGGAATTCCTCGCAGACATTCGGTTGCTGGAACGCTCTCTTCACGCACACAAAGCGCAGGAAATTGCGGAAGTGAAGGTCAGACCTTTGATTCGTCAGATTGAGCTGTTCGGCTTCCACATGGCGACGTTGGACATTCGCCAGCACAGCGAAGTGCATGAAGCGGCGCTGGAAGAGTTGTTCCGTCGAGCGCGTCTTGGCGGGTATGCGGACCAATCGGAGGACGAGAAGATTCGCCTCCTGACGGGCTTGTTGGAAGACCGCCGTCCGCTGTGCTCCCCGCATGTGGTAGTGGGAGAGCAGACGCAAGAGACGTTGGACGTGTTTCATACCGTGCGCAAAAGCCAGCAGTTGTTCGGAGCCGACTGTATCCAGAATTACTTGATCTCGATGGCGCAAGGGGTCAGCGATTTGCTCGAAGTGCTGTTGCTTTCCAAGGAAGCGGGCTTGTTCCAATGGAACGAGGACGGAAGCGTCACGAGCAGTTTGAACATCGTGCCGCTGTTCGAGACGATCGAGGACTTGCGAGATGCGCCGGCGATTGTCGATGTGATCTTCCGAAACCCCGTCTACCGCGAACATGTGAAAGCGCGGGGCGACCTGCAAGAAATAATGCTTGGCTACTCCGACAGCAACAAGGACGGCGGGTATCTGACGTCGAACTGGGAGCTCTACAAATCGCAGAAGGCGATCCACCAAGTCGCCGAGCAATACGGCGTGAAGTTGAAGTTCTTCCACGGGCGCGGCGGTGCGCTGGGTCGCGGGGGCGGTCCGATTGAGCGAAGCATCTTGGCACAGCCGCCGGAAGCGATGCAAGGCAAGGTCAAGATCACCGAGCAGGGCGAAGTGATCTCGCAACGCTACTCCCATCCGGGGATTGCGATGCGTTCGTTGGAATCGGCCGTTTCCTCGGTGTTGCTGGCGTCCTTGAACGTGCAGACGACGTACATGCGCGACACGGAGCGCCGTTGGTCGGAGATGATGGAGCAGTTGTCGCAAGCCTCGTTTGAAGCGTACCAGAATTTCGTCTATCGCAATGAAGACTTCCTGCCGTACTTCCAACAAGCGACCCCGATTGATGTCATCGGCGAGTTGAACCTCGGCTCGCGACCTGCCAAACGCAAAAACTCGCCGCGCATTCAAGACTTGCGGGCGATCCCGTGGGTGTTCTCGTGGACGCAGAACCGGCACTTGCTTCCGGCGTGGTTTGGATTCGGGAAAGCGATGTCTTCGGAGTTGAAGCGCAATCCGGAGTCGTTGCGTGAATTCCGTCGGATGTACCAGTTCTGGCCGTTCTTCCAAGCGATGATCGACAACATCCAGATGGCGCTGGCCAAAGCCGACATGTTGATTGCCGCCGAATACGTCCGTCTGGTCGAGGACCCCGAACTGGCCTCTCGCGTGTTCGGAAAAATCCAAGAGGAGTACGAGCGCACCAAGCGCGTCGTGCTTGAGATCACCGGCGAACGAGGCATCCTCGCCAACGCGCCGGTCATCCAAGAATCGATTCGCTTGCGCAATCCCTACGTCGACCCGCTGTCCTACCTGCAAGTCTTGCTCCTCGAAGAACTGCGAGACGCCCGCCGCGAAAGTGGCGAATCCGCCGAAGACATCGACGATGTCCTCCTCACGATCAACGGCATCTCCTCCGGACTTCGCAATACGGGTTGA
- a CDS encoding phosphatase PAP2 family protein, protein MKRMTRMMRNGDIVTFFWLNRSWKNEWLDGFMPLVTHLGGAVWCIVLSLALLVHPNDVWHEVGVHLALALGISHAVVAFCKKAMPRKRPYLALENVSTGHKLWKDASFPSGHTTAVFSMATVLSAALPDVSLLFYALAFLIGSSRVYLGQHYPSDVVTGALIGTVTAWMIV, encoded by the coding sequence ATGAAACGAATGACGCGCATGATGCGCAATGGAGACATTGTGACGTTTTTCTGGCTGAACCGTTCGTGGAAAAATGAGTGGTTGGATGGCTTCATGCCACTGGTGACTCATCTCGGCGGTGCTGTCTGGTGTATCGTATTGTCTTTGGCCCTTTTGGTACATCCTAATGACGTCTGGCATGAAGTCGGCGTTCATCTGGCTCTGGCGTTGGGAATCTCCCATGCCGTCGTCGCGTTTTGCAAAAAAGCGATGCCTCGCAAGCGTCCCTATCTCGCGCTGGAGAACGTCTCGACCGGGCACAAGCTCTGGAAGGACGCCTCGTTTCCATCCGGGCACACGACGGCCGTTTTTTCTATGGCGACGGTGTTGAGTGCGGCGTTGCCGGATGTGAGTTTGCTTTTTTACGCGCTGGCGTTTCTGATCGGATCGTCGCGCGTGTATTTGGGACAGCATTATCCCTCCGATGTGGTGACGGGGGCTTTGATTGGGACTGTGACCGCATGGATGATCGTATAA
- a CDS encoding SOS response-associated peptidase — protein MCGRFTLTVTEDQLKMRFGVEEIPFDYQPRYNIAPGQMLTAVIQHEGQKRLGQLKWGLVPFWAKDASIGYKTINAKSETVAEKPAFKNAFQRKRCLIPADGFYEWQKSASGKQPMRILLKDREIFTMAGLYDTWTSPEGEKLHTCTILTTKPNPLVSEIHDRMPVILRREDEGLWLDREHFDSDLLHSLLTPYSEDEMFSYPVAAMVGHVKNELPECIAEI, from the coding sequence ATGTGTGGACGATTCACTCTGACGGTGACCGAAGACCAGCTCAAGATGCGCTTTGGCGTCGAGGAGATCCCGTTTGACTACCAACCGCGCTACAACATCGCACCCGGTCAGATGCTCACGGCGGTGATCCAGCATGAAGGACAGAAGCGGCTCGGGCAGTTGAAGTGGGGCTTGGTGCCGTTCTGGGCCAAGGATGCAAGCATCGGGTACAAGACGATCAACGCCAAATCGGAGACGGTGGCGGAGAAACCCGCTTTCAAAAACGCGTTTCAACGCAAACGCTGCTTGATTCCGGCAGACGGCTTCTACGAATGGCAGAAGTCGGCAAGCGGCAAGCAACCGATGCGAATCCTGCTCAAGGACCGCGAGATTTTCACGATGGCGGGGCTCTATGACACATGGACGTCGCCTGAGGGCGAGAAGTTACATACCTGTACGATCTTGACGACGAAACCGAATCCGCTGGTGTCCGAAATTCACGACCGCATGCCGGTGATCTTGCGCCGCGAAGACGAGGGTCTCTGGCTCGACCGTGAGCATTTCGACTCCGACCTCCTGCATTCGTTGCTCACGCCCTACTCCGAAGACGAGATGTTCTCCTACCCCGTCGCCGCCATGGTCGGCCATGTGAAAAACGAACTGCCGGAGTGCATCGCCGAGATCTAG
- a CDS encoding RNA polymerase sigma factor has product MKEQDLVADALASRSSMAELLRMIEPYVFQTAYYLTGSKMDGEDVAQDALWKICRSLHQYKGNSSFRTWVYSVVLNTYRDALRKKRRVTVPLDESFVDYSPSVEETVATRSRLDDLRREIMKLNTEDREIFVLRHLQQLSYTEVAATMEVTEAHVRSRLYRTRQKLKSLLHGGE; this is encoded by the coding sequence ATGAAAGAGCAAGATCTGGTGGCCGACGCGCTGGCGAGCCGTTCGTCGATGGCCGAGTTGTTGCGGATGATCGAACCGTATGTGTTCCAAACCGCCTATTACCTGACCGGGAGCAAGATGGACGGCGAAGACGTTGCGCAGGACGCACTGTGGAAGATCTGCCGTTCCCTGCACCAATACAAAGGCAACAGTTCCTTCCGCACCTGGGTTTATTCGGTCGTGCTGAACACCTACCGCGATGCTCTTCGGAAAAAGCGTCGCGTCACGGTGCCGCTCGACGAATCCTTCGTCGACTACTCGCCGTCTGTGGAAGAGACGGTGGCGACACGCAGTCGCTTGGACGACTTGCGGCGGGAGATTATGAAGTTGAACACGGAGGACCGCGAGATTTTCGTGTTGCGTCATTTGCAGCAATTGTCTTATACGGAAGTCGCGGCGACGATGGAGGTCACGGAAGCCCATGTGCGTTCGCGGCTCTACCGCACGCGCCAGAAGTTGAAAAGTTTGCTACACGGAGGTGAGTGA
- a CDS encoding GNAT family N-acetyltransferase, which translates to MLFRYTLRESAELRLFEEQDAQEMYELLDRNRAHLREWLPFVDNNRTSFDSLTFIKMARRQVSDNQGGQFAILWEGKIAGVVGFHGIDWGNRMTSIGYWLGQEYTGLGLMTLATDALCKLAFEVYNLNRVEIKVATENYKSQAVAERLGFTREGVLRQREWLYDHWVDHIVYSKLASEWKKS; encoded by the coding sequence ATGTTGTTTCGTTACACGTTGAGAGAAAGCGCAGAATTACGATTGTTCGAAGAGCAAGACGCACAGGAGATGTACGAGTTGCTCGACCGCAACCGAGCCCACTTGCGGGAATGGTTGCCGTTTGTGGACAACAACCGCACGTCATTCGACTCTTTGACGTTTATCAAAATGGCGCGTCGCCAAGTGTCCGACAACCAAGGCGGGCAGTTCGCCATCCTCTGGGAAGGCAAGATCGCCGGCGTCGTCGGGTTCCACGGGATCGACTGGGGCAACCGCATGACGAGCATCGGCTACTGGCTCGGTCAGGAATACACGGGTCTGGGACTGATGACGCTCGCCACAGACGCACTCTGCAAGCTGGCGTTTGAAGTCTACAACTTGAACCGCGTCGAAATCAAAGTCGCGACGGAGAACTACAAGAGCCAAGCCGTCGCCGAACGCCTCGGCTTCACCCGCGAAGGCGTGCTTCGCCAGCGCGAATGGCTGTACGACCACTGGGTCGATCACATCGTTTACTCCAAACTGGCATCAGAGTGGAAAAAAAGTTGA
- a CDS encoding helix-turn-helix domain-containing protein — protein sequence MIIKARYPDFANARIRAGFSQRKLARVAGLSSPFISQLENGNRNVGPEAAKKICDALQIPFEKIFVLEKK from the coding sequence ATGATTATCAAAGCGAGATACCCTGATTTTGCAAACGCCCGCATTCGAGCCGGATTCTCCCAGCGAAAACTGGCACGGGTGGCGGGATTAAGTTCGCCTTTCATTTCGCAATTGGAGAATGGGAACCGAAATGTCGGACCGGAAGCGGCGAAGAAAATCTGTGACGCGCTTCAAATCCCATTTGAGAAGATTTTTGTATTGGAGAAAAAATAA
- a CDS encoding DMT family transporter — MSNSKRYLGSLYLALAAGIWGGTYVVSKIVLEVIPPFELVWIRYLIASVTLVVMGLVSRQSWKIRKQDIPLVLAIGLIGYLLSITAQFIGTKLSSAQMGAVITSATPAFMVVFARFLLQEKVNWRKGLSVCLATVGVLLIVFGNGSDAQSGFGSGILLGGAILFLAALTWALMSVLVKRVPSDYPQVVITTYAILVAFVFMSPYSLYQLSSFDFHPVFEPSVIFGLLYLGTVSTAGAFLLWNQGLQMVEAGSGGLYFFFQPLVGTMLGWLILGEQVGFLFWVGSFLILSGVLFVIRE; from the coding sequence ATGTCAAATTCAAAACGCTATCTTGGCTCCCTGTACTTGGCCTTGGCCGCCGGCATCTGGGGAGGCACGTACGTGGTGAGCAAGATCGTGCTGGAAGTTATACCGCCATTTGAATTGGTGTGGATTCGCTATCTGATCGCGTCGGTGACGCTGGTTGTCATGGGGCTGGTCTCACGGCAATCGTGGAAGATTCGCAAGCAGGACATACCGCTGGTGTTGGCGATCGGGCTGATCGGCTATCTCTTGTCGATCACCGCGCAATTTATCGGCACGAAGCTCTCGTCTGCGCAGATGGGCGCTGTGATTACCTCGGCGACGCCGGCGTTTATGGTGGTGTTTGCCCGGTTCTTGTTGCAAGAGAAAGTGAATTGGCGCAAGGGATTGTCCGTTTGTTTGGCGACGGTCGGGGTCTTGCTGATCGTCTTTGGAAACGGGAGCGATGCGCAGAGCGGGTTTGGCAGCGGCATCCTGCTTGGGGGAGCGATTTTGTTTCTCGCCGCGTTGACGTGGGCGCTGATGTCCGTGTTGGTCAAGCGCGTGCCGAGCGACTATCCTCAAGTGGTGATCACGACCTATGCGATTCTCGTCGCGTTTGTTTTTATGTCACCGTACTCGCTGTATCAACTGTCTTCGTTTGACTTCCATCCTGTGTTTGAGCCGAGTGTGATCTTCGGGCTCTTGTATCTGGGGACCGTTTCGACGGCGGGCGCTTTTTTGCTCTGGAACCAAGGGTTGCAGATGGTGGAGGCTGGGAGTGGCGGGCTGTATTTCTTTTTCCAACCGCTCGTGGGGACAATGCTCGGGTGGTTGATCTTGGGTGAGCAGGTGGGCTTCCTGTTTTGGGTGGGGAGCTTCTTGATTCTCTCCGGGGTCTTGTTTGTCATCAGGGAATGA
- a CDS encoding alpha/beta fold hydrolase has protein sequence MIKKLFAKTLDHFGISFLYRERSKVRHCKPGIGFPSDNFDEFYNTPDVPDLNLHRETQRSDGYEVGRFDFESPLTSTHPENDGARGEYYIRHDKQPSNRVSVVVIHGWRMEHLERVHKMFTKSFLQAGYDLYFPTAPYHFDRALPGSYSGEHLVTADLDHSVRSMRQTTSEIRALIRWIKQHRGGKVVVVGVSMGGYFSNMMALAEEEADYVISVMYGNSLVHSVWHTRIGRFIKQDMQQGGITLQDLEHAWRMTEPSRWQPKVPRENILFLHGLYDVYIPPADTNALWEAWGRPDRVLYPCGHAGIVLYRRQMARDVMNWLQGKLSAEHASALQEVAASQ, from the coding sequence ATGATCAAAAAACTTTTTGCAAAAACTCTCGACCATTTTGGGATTTCATTTCTGTACAGGGAACGCAGCAAAGTGAGGCATTGCAAGCCGGGCATCGGGTTTCCAAGCGATAACTTCGACGAGTTCTACAACACGCCGGACGTGCCGGACTTGAACCTGCATCGAGAAACGCAACGGTCGGACGGTTATGAAGTCGGCCGTTTTGATTTCGAAAGCCCGCTGACGTCCACGCATCCGGAGAACGACGGCGCACGCGGCGAGTATTACATTCGCCATGACAAACAGCCGTCGAACCGAGTCAGCGTCGTCGTCATCCACGGTTGGCGGATGGAGCATCTCGAACGGGTACACAAGATGTTCACCAAATCGTTCCTGCAAGCGGGGTACGATCTGTACTTCCCGACGGCTCCGTATCATTTCGACCGGGCGCTTCCCGGTTCGTACAGCGGGGAGCATCTCGTCACCGCCGATCTCGACCATTCGGTTCGCTCGATGCGGCAGACGACTTCGGAAATCCGTGCGCTGATCCGTTGGATCAAACAGCATCGCGGCGGCAAAGTGGTGGTCGTCGGGGTCTCGATGGGCGGATACTTTTCCAACATGATGGCGCTGGCCGAAGAGGAAGCCGATTACGTGATCTCGGTCATGTACGGTAACTCGCTGGTGCATTCGGTGTGGCACACGCGAATCGGCAGGTTCATCAAGCAAGACATGCAGCAGGGCGGCATTACGCTTCAAGACTTGGAACATGCGTGGCGAATGACTGAGCCGTCCCGTTGGCAGCCCAAAGTCCCTCGGGAGAACATTTTGTTCCTCCACGGGCTCTACGACGTCTACATCCCGCCGGCAGACACCAACGCGCTCTGGGAAGCCTGGGGCCGCCCGGATCGCGTGCTCTACCCGTGCGGACATGCGGGAATCGTGCTCTACCGCCGCCAGATGGCGCGCGATGTGATGAACTGGTTGCAAGGGAAACTCAGCGCCGAACACGCTTCGGCTCTCCAAGAAGTCGCGGCAAGTCAATAA
- a CDS encoding anti-sigma factor family protein, with protein sequence MSCAEMEFMIQRYYDGELVAEEETMLHAHLSGCVHCDREFREFGALFGDIGALQVQVAHRDILSQTLHRLEEAEQKRRMDVWWRGVAVAASVLIIAGTAFLNWTDSGKAVKHEVSAFFSQSQDHPKTPEQAVERPVTDVEHDRDQAYAALANIYTQVGFPLLELGDKRLQLDSTSLIGGDEKFMYQMVELEYTMAGETSNQTDTVYFLATPDSSMKDQAKSNVGHYVFSGEAQAGPFLWAKVGAHAITAEINGVFYQIFSPFLSTQDLLKIAETIQKR encoded by the coding sequence ATGTCGTGCGCAGAGATGGAGTTCATGATTCAGCGGTATTATGACGGAGAACTGGTAGCGGAGGAAGAGACGATGCTGCACGCTCATCTGAGCGGCTGTGTCCATTGCGACCGAGAGTTTCGGGAGTTTGGGGCGTTGTTCGGAGACATCGGCGCGTTGCAAGTGCAGGTCGCACACCGAGATATCCTCTCGCAAACCTTGCATCGTCTGGAAGAAGCGGAGCAAAAACGCCGCATGGACGTCTGGTGGCGCGGAGTGGCGGTCGCGGCTTCGGTGCTGATCATTGCAGGCACGGCGTTTCTGAACTGGACCGATTCGGGAAAAGCGGTGAAGCACGAAGTGTCGGCGTTTTTCTCGCAAAGTCAGGATCATCCGAAGACGCCGGAGCAGGCAGTGGAGCGCCCGGTGACCGATGTGGAGCACGACCGCGACCAAGCATATGCGGCGCTTGCGAACATCTATACGCAAGTTGGTTTTCCGCTCTTGGAGTTGGGTGACAAGCGGCTGCAATTGGATTCGACGTCGCTGATCGGCGGCGATGAGAAGTTCATGTACCAGATGGTCGAGTTGGAATACACGATGGCCGGAGAGACGTCGAACCAGACGGACACCGTGTATTTCTTGGCAACCCCCGACAGCTCGATGAAGGACCAGGCGAAAAGCAACGTCGGCCACTACGTGTTCTCCGGCGAGGCGCAGGCGGGACCGTTCCTCTGGGCGAAAGTAGGGGCGCACGCGATCACGGCGGAGATAAACGGAGTGTTTTATCAGATTTTCTCGCCGTTCCTCAGCACGCAAGACCTGTTGAAGATCGCCGAGACGATTCAGAAGCGCTAG
- a CDS encoding GNAT family N-acetyltransferase, whose amino-acid sequence MNLPLSTELVVRLEEVVVEQMRVRQSIWRAYEGNPMRIEIAAFGRATAFVNLGIPTPLLNVVKLLGAQELEHLDDIVAFYETRGMGPTLELNPAFMSPEFGKALAQRGFYQASFQTMLYGVPTEDIPAPAEGVRVRRMNPEDFPLFGKLYCEGFGMPMENASSVGENNRVLDEHPSFTYYLAEVDGEPAGVASLFVHAGTAYFTAATTTTSLRNLGVQSALLHHRIAEAARFGCDLLCSQARFTNNSLRNMQRAGLQVAYSQAHWNKL is encoded by the coding sequence ATGAATCTGCCGTTGTCTACCGAGTTGGTCGTGCGTTTGGAAGAGGTCGTCGTCGAGCAGATGCGGGTTCGCCAGTCGATTTGGCGAGCGTATGAAGGCAATCCGATGAGGATCGAGATCGCAGCGTTCGGGCGGGCGACCGCATTTGTGAACCTCGGGATTCCGACACCGTTGCTCAATGTGGTGAAACTGCTCGGTGCACAAGAGCTGGAGCATCTGGATGACATCGTTGCATTTTATGAAACGCGGGGCATGGGGCCGACTTTGGAACTGAATCCTGCGTTTATGAGTCCTGAGTTTGGCAAGGCATTGGCACAACGGGGCTTCTACCAGGCGAGCTTCCAAACGATGCTCTACGGAGTGCCCACAGAGGACATTCCCGCTCCGGCGGAGGGCGTGCGGGTTCGGCGGATGAATCCAGAGGACTTCCCGCTGTTTGGCAAGTTGTACTGCGAAGGGTTTGGGATGCCGATGGAGAATGCGTCGTCCGTCGGGGAGAACAACCGAGTGCTCGATGAGCATCCGAGTTTTACGTACTATCTCGCAGAAGTGGACGGAGAGCCTGCGGGGGTGGCAAGTCTGTTCGTACACGCAGGAACCGCCTATTTCACGGCCGCCACCACGACAACTTCCCTGCGCAACCTGGGTGTGCAAAGCGCCCTGCTCCACCACCGAATCGCAGAAGCCGCCCGATTCGGCTGCGACCTCCTCTGCTCCCAAGCCCGCTTCACCAACAACAGCCTGCGCAACATGCAACGCGCCGGGCTGCAAGTTGCGTATTCCCAAGCACACTGGAACAAGCTGTAA
- a CDS encoding helix-turn-helix domain-containing protein — protein MFGARLKHLRESRNLKQHEIAKLLDVNREAYSHYETERRKVSPNVIVTLAKYYNVTTDYMFGLTDSEKSPEQELLEKNRDTLLRLQELLGSGQPAPLALTDEERNCLLKLVANTLSHDVRQDS, from the coding sequence ATGTTTGGAGCAAGATTGAAGCACCTGCGTGAATCGAGAAATCTCAAGCAGCATGAAATCGCCAAATTGCTCGATGTCAATCGGGAAGCGTACAGCCACTATGAGACCGAGCGTCGGAAAGTCTCCCCGAACGTAATCGTCACGCTGGCGAAGTATTACAACGTCACGACCGATTACATGTTTGGTCTGACAGACAGCGAGAAATCGCCCGAGCAGGAACTCCTGGAAAAAAACCGTGATACGTTGCTCCGCTTGCAAGAGTTGCTCGGCTCTGGACAGCCTGCACCTCTCGCGCTGACAGACGAAGAACGCAACTGCCTGTTGAAACTCGTAGCCAACACGTTGTCGCACGACGTACGCCAAGACTCCTAA
- a CDS encoding helix-turn-helix transcriptional regulator: MKRYPLIACRVALDKTQAQVAQDLHLSEVYIRKIEAGDKKPGRETIIKFARYYQRPAHELFPDIFQDML; the protein is encoded by the coding sequence TTGAAACGATATCCGTTGATTGCATGCCGTGTGGCGTTGGATAAAACACAAGCTCAAGTGGCGCAAGACTTGCACCTCTCCGAAGTGTACATCCGGAAGATCGAAGCAGGGGACAAAAAGCCCGGCCGCGAGACGATCATCAAATTCGCTCGCTATTATCAAAGGCCCGCTCACGAATTGTTTCCCGACATTTTTCAGGATATGTTGTAA